A DNA window from Agrobacterium tumefaciens contains the following coding sequences:
- a CDS encoding ABC transporter substrate-binding protein, with the protein MKYKAYWTSVAIAVGVVGGIASLPNVAYAAKTELSMGVAAEDVTTLDPHFATTTSDRTLASYVFGALVRFAPGSANPSTIEPDLAESWSPSADQLVWTFKLRPGVKWQSGFGDVNTDDVVFSLEKARDPKRSAFSGDYAAIQKVEAVDASTVRITLSKRVPSLLALLSNYSGGFIISKKAYEERGEDFKRRPVGFGPFQVASVQPGQSVTLTAYAEYFRGKPKLSKVTYRFLNNDAARDLAFESGELDVEQGNQDQRWLTRLEANPENRVDTIEPAELNVLHVNITKPPFNDIRVRQALAHAVNAAQIAKYRGDRVNRAVPSVIPSNNLGFNPDAGVLEYDPAKSKALLAEAGFPNGITVTMLASQLPGLESLAQLVQAQAAEGGITLTLQPVEHATWHQMIRKDLSPIVLYGAARFPIADYYLTQFYHSNSEIGKPTAVVNFSHCNVADEQIEAARTEVDPAKQIELWKEAQKLIVGNVCAIPLTENLGAWARKSKLNWGFEMKGSMPSAPLITEQTYFAD; encoded by the coding sequence ATGAAATACAAAGCTTACTGGACATCTGTGGCTATCGCCGTCGGCGTGGTGGGAGGCATCGCTTCGCTTCCGAACGTGGCCTACGCCGCGAAGACGGAACTTTCCATGGGAGTAGCCGCCGAAGATGTGACAACGCTTGATCCGCACTTCGCGACGACCACATCGGATCGGACGCTGGCATCATACGTGTTCGGCGCCCTGGTCCGTTTTGCCCCCGGCTCGGCAAACCCCTCCACGATCGAACCCGACCTGGCGGAAAGCTGGAGCCCGAGTGCAGACCAACTGGTCTGGACATTCAAGCTCCGACCGGGTGTCAAGTGGCAGTCGGGCTTCGGGGATGTGAACACAGACGACGTCGTGTTCAGCCTGGAGAAGGCCCGGGACCCCAAGCGCTCGGCCTTCTCTGGAGACTATGCTGCCATCCAGAAGGTTGAAGCGGTCGATGCGAGCACCGTTCGCATCACGCTTTCCAAGCGAGTCCCCAGCCTGCTGGCGCTTCTCTCTAACTACTCGGGCGGCTTCATCATTTCGAAGAAGGCCTACGAAGAGCGTGGGGAAGACTTTAAGCGTCGTCCAGTCGGTTTCGGCCCGTTCCAAGTGGCATCCGTGCAGCCCGGTCAGTCCGTGACTTTGACGGCTTATGCTGAGTACTTCAGAGGGAAGCCCAAGCTTTCGAAGGTGACCTACAGGTTCCTCAACAATGACGCTGCTCGCGATCTGGCATTCGAGTCCGGCGAACTCGATGTCGAGCAAGGCAATCAAGATCAGCGTTGGTTGACGCGGCTCGAGGCAAATCCAGAAAACCGGGTCGATACCATTGAACCGGCGGAACTGAATGTCCTTCACGTCAACATAACAAAGCCACCCTTCAACGACATCCGTGTCCGTCAGGCTCTCGCTCATGCGGTGAACGCGGCGCAGATTGCTAAGTACAGAGGCGATCGCGTTAACCGGGCAGTCCCGTCGGTCATCCCGTCGAACAATCTCGGCTTCAATCCCGACGCAGGGGTTTTGGAATACGACCCTGCGAAGTCGAAGGCCCTGCTGGCTGAAGCCGGGTTCCCGAACGGGATAACCGTCACCATGCTCGCCAGCCAGTTGCCGGGCCTGGAGAGCCTGGCGCAACTGGTTCAGGCTCAGGCCGCCGAGGGCGGTATCACCCTCACTCTCCAACCCGTCGAACACGCGACCTGGCACCAGATGATCCGCAAGGATCTGAGCCCCATCGTCCTCTACGGCGCGGCGCGGTTCCCGATTGCCGACTACTACCTCACGCAGTTCTACCACTCGAACAGCGAGATCGGAAAACCGACCGCCGTCGTAAACTTCAGTCATTGCAACGTCGCCGACGAGCAGATCGAGGCTGCTCGTACCGAAGTCGATCCGGCCAAGCAGATCGAACTTTGGAAAGAAGCGCAAAAACTGATCGTCGGCAATGTGTGCGCGATCCCTCTCACCGAAAACCTGGGGGCCTGGGCCAGAAAGAGCAAGCTCAATTGGGGCTTCGAGATGAAGGGATCCATGCCGTCGGCGCCGCTCATCACGGAACAGACGTATTTCGCAGACTGA